In Effusibacillus lacus, the genomic window ACAGCGATGGAACGAAGCTTGTCCCCATTCAGGATCCCATTGGCGCACAAGATTCCCAGAGCCAGACCAAGATCATATCCCGGGCCGTCCTTACGCAGGTCGGCAGGGGCGAGGTTGGCGGTGATCCGCCCCAGGGGAAACTCAAATCCGGAATTCCGGATGGCAGCTCTGACTCTTTCTTTCGCCTCCCTGACGGAGGAACTGGGCAAGCCCACAAGATCAAAGCAGGGAATTCCATTGGATATGTCAACTTCCACCAGAATGGGCTCCCCCTGGATTCCCAGCAGGGCAATGCCGTTTACTGATGCATACATGCAGCATTCAACTCCTGATCGATTTGGATTTGTGAGACTTAGGGAAACTATTGTCATAACGCATAAACAGGGAGGGGATAATGGAATCGCAAGATCGTGGAAAGCAGAAGACATGGATGGGCAGTGGTGAAAAACCTTGGAAAGGAAGGATTGAAATTGATTCGTGTGGAACTTGAGGGCAACCTGCTGGATGAATTGAGGGACGACTCTTATGTAAAATGGGGTTCGAGAGGGGAGAAGGCAACCAGCTGGTGGCTGCCATGAGTCGCGATGAATTCAGGACGGCAAGCACTTTGGGGAATTCACAACCGGTTGACACCGGACAACCGGATAAACATCTGCAACCGTTCCAGCAACTCCTGCTGCCAAACCTTATCATCCATATGTTTGGCAACATTCAGCAAGTCCAGGGTGGAATCTATCTGTTCCTGGACTACTCTTTGAGAGGTTCGAATCCGGATGTCCTCCGGATATCTCTCAAGGATGCCCAGAATCTTATCGTCCCCCGCGGCGTCTGCCAAACTGGCGGAACGGAGACCGTCAGTCGCACAATTGTGGGCAAACAAATGGTAGTCCAATTCAATCTCGGGAGCGATGAAGCTGTTTTGGCAGGTCGGGCAGTATAATACCGGAACATCCTGAATGAATACCGAATTCTCGGAATAAACGTCCTGCAGCCGGGCAACCATCGTCAAACCGCAACAATGATCCATCTTGCACCACCCTTGCTCTGTTTCCGTTATTATAGCACAAACCGGCCTGTCATTAATATTGTCAACAATCACTTTTCCGTCAATGGGGGCGGCCTGAATGACTTGATATTCCGCCGGGACCGGATGACAGACAGCCCAGAATTCATGGCTCATTCTCCTGGTTTGAAATGTATTCGAACAGACAATTCGGTATAATGAAAATACCCTATTTTCAACTGTTGAAAGGTGGATGACCAAATGTCTGACTACTTGTTGCGATGCAGTTTGTGTGGAGTTACATCAGAAGCTCAGGAGACTGATGCAACGCAAGTGCAAACCGCAAAGGAAAATCATGTCTACATTTGCCCGGCATGCCAGGCCAAAATCAAGTTCGAAAGCGACCAGAAATACAAATAATCCGTTTCCGTCCAAAAAAAGCATGAATCCGTTTTCTTTTTATATTTTTGTTCCGAATAATGTGTGCTATAGTATGTAAGTGGAAGAAGCTGGACACATAAAGTTCATTTTTTCACTTATCAATGGTAGGAGGCAGCGGGAGATGAATATCCATGAGTATCAAGGCAAAGCGGTCCTCAAGCAGTACGGAGTGACCGTTCCGCAAGGCGAAGTGGCTTTCTCTGTGGATGAAGCGGTTCGCATTGCCGAAAAACTTGGTGGCAGAGCTGTGGTCAAAGCGCAAATCCATGCGGGAGGCCGCGGCAAAGCAGGCGGTGTGAAAGTTGCAAAAAATCTGGATGAAGTTCGTACATACGCTGAGCAAATCCTGGGCATGACGCTGGTAACGCATCAGACCGGCCCGGAAGGAAAAGTCGTAAAAAGGCTCTTGATCGAGGAATTGTCCGATATCAAGAAAGAATACTATGTCGGTGTGGTTGTTGACCGTTCGACCGGCCGTGTCGTGATGATGGCATCGGAAGAAGGCGGCACGGAAATCGAAGAAGTGGCGGCCAAAACCCCTGAGAAGATCTTCAAGGAAGTGATTGACCCTGCCGTTGGATTGTTGACCTTCCAGGCACGCAGACTTGCTTTGGCCATCAACATCCCGCGCGAACTGGTTAACCAGGCTGTCAAGTTTATGATGGGCCTGTATCAGGCGTTTGTTGACAAAGATTGCTCCATTGCGGAAATCAATCCGCTGGTAGTTACAGGCGATGGCAAAGTCGTGGCTCTCGACGCCAAACTGAACTTTGACTCCAATGCCCTGTTCCGCCACAAGGATGTCCTCGAGTTGCGCGACTTGGATGAAGAAGATCCGAAAGAAATTGAAGCTTCCAAGTACGATCTTTCTTACATTGCTCTGGATGGGAACATCGGTTGCATGGTGAACGGCGCGGGGCTTGCCATGGCTACCATGGATACGATCAAATATTTTGGCGGGATGCCGGCCAACTTCCTTGATGTGGGCGGCGGCGCCACCACCGAGAAGGTCACGGCGGCATTCAAAATCATTCTGTCCGACCCGAATGTGAAGGGGATTCT contains:
- a CDS encoding DUF2197 domain-containing protein; translation: MSDYLLRCSLCGVTSEAQETDATQVQTAKENHVYICPACQAKIKFESDQKYK
- the sucC gene encoding ADP-forming succinate--CoA ligase subunit beta, yielding MNIHEYQGKAVLKQYGVTVPQGEVAFSVDEAVRIAEKLGGRAVVKAQIHAGGRGKAGGVKVAKNLDEVRTYAEQILGMTLVTHQTGPEGKVVKRLLIEELSDIKKEYYVGVVVDRSTGRVVMMASEEGGTEIEEVAAKTPEKIFKEVIDPAVGLLTFQARRLALAINIPRELVNQAVKFMMGLYQAFVDKDCSIAEINPLVVTGDGKVVALDAKLNFDSNALFRHKDVLELRDLDEEDPKEIEASKYDLSYIALDGNIGCMVNGAGLAMATMDTIKYFGGMPANFLDVGGGATTEKVTAAFKIILSDPNVKGILVNIFGGIMKCDVIAEGVIAAAKEVGLDKPLVVRLEGTNVELGKRKLNESGLDIVAADSLADAAEKIVGLVK